A region of Moorena producens PAL-8-15-08-1 DNA encodes the following proteins:
- a CDS encoding aspartate/ornithine carbamoyltransferase family protein translates to MYSFLGRDILSLKGFNRGDYFRLFEVCAQLAPIAYNRRNTDLLKEKTLVTAFYQPSTRTRLAHEAAMIRLGGQVTGFSDVTMTRAGDFYRESIKDTVKMLECYGDIIVMRHFQQGAPHEAAKWASVPVINGGDGWGEHPTQALTDLYTVLKEKGRIDGLRWLLVGDMRMRSMHSLAYALTQFDCPTTFVAPPHQSLTTEFKTELSQLSLAFDEAEHVEQAITNADVILVEPVIQPDYTKSYDDRSSTSDTPELTPTNYKISHELLMTKAKSDAILLHSFPRMDEIPSDVDNTRWSRYWQQSFNGVVVRMGLLALVLGAME, encoded by the coding sequence ATGTATAGTTTTCTAGGACGAGATATTCTTTCACTCAAAGGATTCAATCGTGGAGATTATTTCCGTTTGTTTGAAGTGTGTGCTCAACTTGCACCTATTGCCTATAATCGTCGAAATACAGATTTACTAAAAGAAAAAACATTAGTCACTGCGTTCTATCAACCCAGTACTCGAACTCGTTTAGCCCATGAAGCAGCAATGATTCGTTTAGGTGGCCAAGTCACAGGGTTCTCTGATGTTACCATGACACGGGCAGGCGATTTTTACAGAGAGTCGATTAAAGACACAGTGAAGATGCTGGAGTGCTACGGTGATATAATTGTCATGCGTCACTTTCAACAAGGAGCACCCCATGAAGCTGCGAAATGGGCCTCAGTTCCAGTCATTAATGGTGGCGATGGTTGGGGAGAACATCCAACCCAAGCACTCACTGACCTTTATACAGTGCTTAAAGAAAAGGGTAGAATTGATGGGTTGCGATGGTTGCTAGTTGGGGATATGCGAATGCGATCGATGCATTCTTTAGCCTACGCTTTAACCCAGTTTGATTGTCCAACCACCTTCGTTGCCCCTCCTCATCAGTCTCTCACGACAGAATTTAAGACGGAATTATCACAGCTTAGTTTGGCCTTTGATGAAGCTGAACATGTGGAGCAAGCGATCACTAATGCGGATGTTATCTTAGTCGAGCCTGTTATCCAACCAGACTATACCAAATCCTACGATGATCGAAGTAGTACCAGTGATACACCTGAACTAACACCCACAAACTATAAGATTAGCCATGAATTACTCATGACAAAAGCCAAATCAGATGCCATCTTACTGCACTCCTTCCCTCGCATGGACGAAATTCCCTCTGATGTGGATAATACCCGTTGGTCTCGTTACTGGCAACAAAGTTTTAATGGGGTTGTTGTTCGGATGGGGTTATTAGCCCTGGTACTCGGAGCAATGGAGTAG
- the sbnA gene encoding 2,3-diaminopropionate biosynthesis protein SbnA — translation MGLGIISAIGKTPLIQLSKFWEDSKFNIFAKLEFLNPGGSIKDRPALNIIHCGLETGQIDSNTVVIESSSGNMAIGLAQACSYFNLSFICVVDSKTTTQNLQLLKLYGAKIDIIEQPDPVTGEFLQARLNRVKTLCNLIPNSFWPNQYGNYLNPEVHHQTMDEIVRDLGEQVDYLFVATSTCGTIRGCGEYCRTHNLKTKVIAVDALGSKISGNEQAERLIPGLGAGIKPEHCKAELIDKFVQVSSLDCVVGCRHLARTETILAGGSAGGIAMAIAKMYSEIPAGSNCVAILPDRGERYLDTVYSDTWVRDKFGEVDNLWKQPIKVLHSNSLVMSSS, via the coding sequence ATGGGGTTGGGTATCATATCTGCTATCGGAAAAACACCCCTGATTCAACTATCAAAATTTTGGGAAGATAGCAAATTTAACATCTTTGCTAAGTTAGAGTTCCTCAATCCAGGTGGTAGTATCAAAGATAGACCAGCTCTTAACATTATCCACTGTGGATTGGAAACAGGTCAGATTGATTCAAATACAGTTGTAATCGAATCTAGCTCTGGCAATATGGCCATTGGTCTGGCTCAAGCTTGCTCTTATTTTAACCTTAGCTTTATCTGTGTTGTTGATTCTAAAACCACCACACAGAATCTTCAATTACTCAAGCTATACGGAGCAAAAATTGACATAATTGAACAGCCTGACCCCGTTACAGGTGAATTTTTACAGGCAAGGTTGAACCGCGTTAAGACCCTATGCAATTTGATTCCGAATAGCTTTTGGCCAAACCAATATGGCAACTATCTTAACCCTGAGGTACACCACCAGACTATGGATGAAATTGTGAGAGATTTGGGTGAACAGGTCGATTATTTATTCGTAGCGACAAGTACCTGTGGGACAATTCGAGGCTGTGGGGAATATTGTCGCACTCATAACCTCAAAACGAAGGTTATTGCTGTGGATGCATTGGGTAGCAAAATCTCTGGTAATGAGCAGGCAGAAAGGCTGATTCCAGGATTAGGGGCTGGGATTAAACCAGAGCATTGCAAAGCAGAGTTGATTGATAAATTTGTGCAGGTTTCTAGTTTAGACTGTGTTGTAGGTTGTCGCCACTTGGCCAGGACAGAAACAATTTTGGCAGGCGGTTCTGCGGGAGGGATTGCGATGGCGATCGCTAAAATGTACTCAGAAATTCCAGCAGGCTCAAATTGCGTTGCTATTTTGCCTGATCGAGGGGAACGTTACCTGGATACGGTTTATTCGGATACATGGGTTCGAGACAAATTCGGTGAGGTTGATAATTTATGGAAACAGCCTATCAAGGTTTTGCACAGCAACAGCCTGGTGATGTCATCGTCTTAA
- the sbnB gene encoding 2,3-diaminopropionate biosynthesis protein SbnB, which yields METAYQGFAQQQPGDVIVLSASDILSLLAGREKELIEVVRQTYIAHARGESALPPSPFLRFANHPKNRIIAKPAYLGESFETAGIKWISSFPDNYQFGLLRASAVIILNSVKTGFAEAILEGSVISAKRTAASAALAARLLQSETQPESIGIIACGVINFEITRFLLAEFPTVKNLVIFDIDHERAVQYKSRCETNFETPNITIANDINTVLSSTSIISIATTETTPHIFEISACQPGSNILHISLRDFSPEVILSCDNIVDDVEHICSAQTSVHLAEQKINHRHFIRGSIGDILCGKILAKPTPSAITIFSPFGLGILDLAVAKLVHEWGIARNLGTVIPSFGCLPHE from the coding sequence ATGGAAACAGCCTATCAAGGTTTTGCACAGCAACAGCCTGGTGATGTCATCGTCTTAAGTGCGTCAGACATTTTGTCACTTTTAGCTGGACGGGAAAAAGAATTAATTGAAGTCGTCCGGCAAACTTATATCGCCCATGCACGGGGCGAAAGTGCTTTGCCCCCCTCACCCTTTTTACGCTTTGCAAATCATCCTAAGAACCGGATTATTGCCAAGCCAGCTTATTTGGGTGAAAGTTTTGAAACAGCAGGCATTAAATGGATTTCATCTTTCCCTGATAATTATCAATTTGGTCTGTTGAGAGCTTCTGCCGTCATTATTCTCAACTCTGTAAAAACGGGATTTGCTGAAGCGATTTTGGAAGGTTCAGTGATTAGTGCCAAACGAACTGCTGCGAGTGCAGCGCTGGCTGCGAGGCTTTTGCAAAGTGAAACCCAGCCTGAATCAATCGGCATTATTGCCTGTGGCGTGATTAACTTTGAGATTACCCGATTTCTCTTAGCTGAGTTTCCAACTGTTAAGAATTTGGTCATTTTTGATATCGATCACGAGCGAGCAGTGCAATATAAAAGTCGGTGTGAGACAAATTTTGAGACTCCTAATATAACAATCGCCAATGATATTAATACGGTCTTAAGCAGTACGTCTATAATATCCATTGCTACAACAGAAACAACCCCTCATATTTTTGAAATTTCTGCTTGTCAGCCAGGGAGTAATATCTTGCACATATCCCTCAGAGATTTTTCACCTGAAGTTATTCTGAGTTGCGATAATATTGTAGATGATGTTGAACATATTTGTAGTGCTCAAACTTCCGTTCACCTTGCTGAACAAAAAATAAACCATCGACACTTTATTCGTGGTTCAATCGGAGATATTTTATGTGGTAAGATACTGGCTAAACCAACACCCAGTGCGATTACAATATTCAGTCCCTTTGGTCTGGGAATTCTTGATCTAGCAGTAGCTAAACTGGTACACGAATGGGGTATAGCCAGAAATCTTGGTACAGTGATTCCATCCTTCGGCTGTCTTCCCCATGAGTAA
- the thrC gene encoding threonine synthase yields MSNFNHTNYAQNLKQVLGYKCLICGQEYQLHEIEYICPKHGNEGIVDVIYDYDFLRNKLTKHQLANCQEHNIWRYKPFLPIQPDAPTPPLLIGWTPIYHAQILGQKLGLPNLWIKDDGRNPTASFKDRASAIAIVKGQACHAEIITTASTGNAAASLAGLCASVGQRNVIFVPRTAPEAKIAQLLAYGSTVLLVDGTYDQAFELCLEAASEFGWYNRNTAYNPFMSEGKKTAALEICEQFNYNPPDKIFVSVGDGCIIGGLYKGFQDLQALGWIEKIPQLIGVQSKESAYLYEAWKNNESVLDKPPIKANTQADSIGVNLPRDRLKAIRAVTETKGKFLAVSDESLLAAIPALGSATGIFAEPAAAAVYAGLLEAVAQGLVSASQTILLIITGHGLKDISGAMKGIKKAGLNSKVIEPTLCAVKNHLNL; encoded by the coding sequence ATGAGTAACTTCAATCACACTAATTATGCTCAAAATCTCAAGCAGGTTCTAGGCTATAAATGTCTGATTTGTGGTCAAGAATATCAGCTGCATGAGATTGAATATATTTGTCCTAAACACGGGAATGAAGGAATTGTTGATGTTATTTACGATTATGATTTTCTAAGAAATAAGCTTACCAAACATCAGTTAGCCAATTGTCAGGAACACAATATATGGCGATACAAACCATTTCTACCAATACAGCCTGATGCGCCAACTCCACCTCTGCTAATTGGCTGGACACCAATATACCATGCTCAGATCTTAGGGCAAAAACTAGGTCTTCCCAACCTATGGATCAAGGATGATGGACGTAACCCAACAGCGTCTTTTAAGGATCGAGCTAGTGCTATAGCCATCGTTAAAGGGCAAGCCTGTCATGCAGAGATCATCACCACTGCTAGCACAGGCAACGCAGCCGCATCACTAGCAGGTTTATGTGCCAGTGTAGGTCAGCGGAATGTCATTTTTGTACCTCGGACTGCACCGGAGGCCAAAATAGCTCAACTTTTGGCTTATGGGAGCACAGTTTTGCTAGTGGATGGAACTTATGATCAAGCCTTTGAACTCTGCTTGGAGGCAGCATCGGAATTTGGTTGGTATAATCGTAATACAGCTTACAATCCCTTTATGAGTGAGGGAAAAAAAACCGCTGCATTGGAAATATGTGAGCAATTCAACTACAACCCTCCTGATAAAATCTTTGTTAGTGTTGGTGATGGCTGTATCATTGGTGGCTTATACAAAGGATTTCAAGATCTCCAGGCATTGGGATGGATCGAGAAAATACCTCAACTTATCGGAGTTCAATCCAAGGAAAGTGCTTATCTCTACGAAGCATGGAAAAATAATGAGTCCGTTTTGGATAAACCTCCGATCAAAGCCAATACTCAAGCAGATAGCATCGGTGTTAACTTACCGAGAGATCGATTGAAGGCAATAAGAGCTGTTACAGAAACGAAAGGAAAATTTCTGGCAGTTAGTGATGAGTCACTACTTGCTGCCATCCCTGCTCTGGGATCAGCAACAGGTATTTTTGCTGAACCTGCTGCGGCGGCTGTTTATGCTGGCTTATTAGAAGCAGTTGCTCAGGGATTAGTTAGTGCTAGCCAGACAATTCTTCTTATAATTACTGGTCATGGTCTCAAAGATATCTCTGGCGCGATGAAAGGTATCAAAAAAGCTGGACTTAATTCCAAGGTAATTGAACCAACCTTATGTGCAGTTAAGAATCACCTCAATCTTTAA
- a CDS encoding tyrosine-type recombinase/integrase, translating to MDTHTPNHITPQPDHLTITTANLLEAFADFLDIDVAAGDAAADTVNTYRRQVQQFVNWCDRINLHPAAVTKEDIKRYRRWMVDTKKFKPATVSLKLSVVKRFYQAAVEKGLITINPALGVKPPREKLDPAARITYLEKPEVEKLLGAIVNDGSLKAKRDKLLLAIMILEGPRSIELHRANVSDVVKQGGNLGIRVEGKRNIRIVPLTPDLAELLMAYIEARSENGEVVKPSSPLFIAVGNRAGGKRISRRGIRLVVDSYLEQTNLKQTPGRTISAHSLRHTAGTLALRSGAELRQVQDLLGHADPRTTCIYAHVADRWENNPALKLGINLS from the coding sequence GTGGATACTCATACCCCAAACCACATCACCCCTCAACCTGACCACCTGACCATTACTACAGCAAATCTACTAGAAGCTTTTGCTGATTTCCTCGATATCGATGTGGCAGCAGGAGATGCTGCAGCTGATACCGTCAATACCTACCGCCGCCAGGTTCAGCAGTTTGTGAACTGGTGCGATCGCATAAATCTTCATCCAGCTGCAGTTACTAAAGAAGACATTAAGCGTTACCGCCGCTGGATGGTAGACACTAAAAAATTTAAGCCAGCAACTGTATCACTAAAGTTGTCAGTTGTCAAGCGTTTTTATCAAGCTGCTGTGGAAAAAGGACTGATTACGATCAATCCAGCTCTTGGGGTGAAACCGCCACGGGAAAAGCTGGACCCGGCGGCAAGGATTACGTATTTGGAAAAGCCTGAAGTTGAGAAGTTGTTAGGAGCGATAGTGAATGATGGTAGCCTTAAGGCAAAGCGGGATAAACTTCTGCTGGCAATCATGATATTGGAAGGTCCCCGTAGCATTGAGTTACATCGGGCAAATGTCTCTGATGTAGTTAAGCAGGGGGGTAATCTGGGAATTCGGGTCGAAGGGAAGCGTAATATTAGAATAGTGCCATTAACACCAGATCTTGCCGAGTTGCTAATGGCTTATATTGAAGCAAGGTCAGAAAATGGGGAAGTGGTCAAACCATCGAGTCCTCTATTTATAGCTGTTGGAAACAGGGCAGGTGGCAAGCGGATTTCCCGGCGGGGGATTCGGCTAGTTGTAGATAGCTATCTTGAGCAAACTAACCTTAAGCAAACACCAGGAAGAACTATATCAGCCCATAGCTTGAGACATACCGCAGGTACGTTAGCTCTCCGTTCTGGTGCTGAGTTACGGCAAGTACAAGATTTGTTGGGACATGCCGATCCCAGAACAACTTGTATTTATGCCCATGTAGCGGATCGCTGGGAAAATAATCCAGCATTGAAGCTGGGCATTAACCTATCGTGA
- a CDS encoding Gfo/Idh/MocA family protein, with the protein MKQTGVAILGAGRWGKHLIRNFLTHPDACLVAVVDPYPETLAVIKDKYNLAPEVRLATDWESIRDIPTIEAVVIATPAVTHYTLIKDALQQGKHVLAEKPLTLDVAECLELCHLAQEQQRQLMVDHTYLFHPAVKRAQEVVNSGCLGDLRYGYAARTNLGPVRQDVDSLWDLAIHDIAIFNHCLGQLPVQVQATGRVWLQFQKEFQVSQLPVTTNNLGQKATLREQPDNLGQKATLREQPDNLGQKATLREQPDNLGQKATLREQPDNLGQKATLREQPANLGQKATLREQPANLQPDNLQPANLQPSTPQGLADLVQVTLTYPTGFQAFIHLCWLNPDKQRRLGIVGTQGTLIFDEMVAQAPLTIQHGYFEQNGEYFIPAGQHREVLDLESLEPLYSVCDRFLNSVRLSQPSSISSGWVGAQLVHILTCLSQSLHQGGVPVTVPQLPK; encoded by the coding sequence ATGAAACAAACTGGAGTAGCGATATTGGGAGCAGGTCGCTGGGGCAAACACTTGATCAGGAATTTCTTGACACATCCTGATGCTTGCTTAGTGGCAGTGGTTGATCCATACCCAGAAACCTTGGCAGTAATTAAAGATAAATATAACCTCGCTCCTGAGGTACGTTTGGCAACAGATTGGGAATCGATACGGGATATCCCGACAATTGAGGCAGTAGTAATTGCTACTCCAGCAGTTACCCATTACACACTAATTAAGGATGCTCTACAGCAGGGGAAACACGTCTTAGCAGAAAAACCCTTAACCCTTGATGTCGCTGAGTGTCTAGAATTGTGCCACCTGGCTCAAGAACAGCAGCGACAGCTCATGGTTGACCATACCTATCTATTTCACCCAGCGGTCAAGCGGGCTCAAGAGGTTGTGAACTCCGGATGTTTAGGAGACTTACGCTATGGATACGCCGCCCGTACTAACTTAGGACCAGTACGTCAAGATGTAGATTCTCTCTGGGATTTAGCTATTCACGACATTGCTATTTTCAACCATTGCTTAGGACAGCTACCTGTTCAAGTCCAAGCTACTGGTAGGGTGTGGCTACAGTTTCAAAAAGAGTTTCAAGTTAGCCAGTTGCCGGTTACAACAAATAACCTTGGCCAAAAGGCCACGCTACGCGAACAACCCGATAACCTTGGCCAAAAGGCCACGCTACGCGAACAACCCGATAACCTTGGCCAAAAGGCCACGCTACGCGAACAACCCGATAACCTTGGCCAAAAGGCCACGCTACGCGAACAACCCGATAACCTTGGCCAAAAGGCCACGCTACGCGAACAACCTGCTAACCTTGGCCAAAAGGCCACGCTACGCGAACAACCTGCTAACCTTCAACCCGATAACCTTCAACCTGCTAACCTTCAACCTTCAACCCCTCAAGGATTAGCTGACTTAGTTCAGGTCACACTTACCTATCCCACTGGCTTCCAAGCATTTATTCATCTGTGCTGGCTCAATCCAGATAAACAGCGGCGGCTTGGGATTGTAGGAACACAGGGAACATTGATTTTTGATGAAATGGTTGCCCAAGCACCCCTAACTATCCAACATGGTTATTTTGAACAGAACGGGGAGTACTTTATCCCTGCTGGTCAGCATCGTGAAGTTCTTGATCTCGAATCACTTGAACCACTTTACTCAGTATGCGATCGCTTTCTTAACAGTGTCCGCTTGTCCCAACCTTCATCAATATCTTCTGGCTGGGTTGGTGCTCAATTAGTACACATTCTCACTTGTTTAAGCCAATCCCTTCACCAAGGAGGAGTGCCAGTCACTGTTCCCCAGTTACCAAAATAA
- the rnc gene encoding ribonuclease III: protein MTIKDPRRQKQLEKLVQKLGLSQTTAVNWSLLDLALTHCSISAEHNYEQLEFVGDAVIRLASSEWLWENYPNSSVGEFAAIRSVLVSDRILSQLARSYGLERYLLVSNSAAGDKAGETSRLADAFEAVLGALYLSTHTLELVRPWLDPHLQKLTTEIRQDPARQNYKDALQEWTQAHYKLLPKYHLTENLQVHGANNRFTAQVWLQNRQLGEGTGRSKKAAEQAAAKQAFLELRGQT, encoded by the coding sequence ATGACCATCAAAGACCCCCGTCGTCAGAAGCAATTAGAGAAGTTAGTTCAAAAGTTAGGGCTATCTCAGACTACAGCTGTGAATTGGTCGTTGCTAGATTTAGCACTGACTCACTGTAGTATCTCAGCAGAACACAACTATGAGCAGTTGGAGTTTGTTGGTGATGCTGTTATACGTTTAGCTAGCTCAGAATGGCTATGGGAAAATTATCCCAACTCTTCCGTTGGTGAGTTTGCTGCCATTCGTTCCGTACTAGTAAGCGATCGCATTCTGTCTCAACTTGCTCGCAGCTATGGGCTAGAGCGTTATTTACTGGTTTCCAATAGTGCCGCTGGGGACAAAGCTGGCGAAACATCCCGGTTAGCTGATGCCTTTGAAGCAGTTTTGGGAGCATTATATTTAAGTACCCATACCCTAGAATTAGTCCGTCCTTGGCTAGACCCTCACTTACAAAAACTAACTACTGAAATTCGTCAAGACCCAGCCCGCCAAAACTACAAAGATGCTCTTCAGGAATGGACTCAAGCTCACTACAAACTGCTCCCAAAGTATCATCTGACGGAAAACCTACAAGTGCATGGGGCAAACAACCGCTTCACTGCCCAAGTTTGGCTACAAAATCGACAATTAGGTGAAGGTACAGGAAGATCGAAAAAAGCTGCGGAACAAGCAGCAGCCAAACAAGCATTTCTGGAATTGAGAGGCCAAACATGA
- a CDS encoding RNA-guided endonuclease InsQ/TnpB family protein, which yields MVEKAYRYRLYPTPEQETLLRRTLGCVRLVYNKALDARTKGWYEHQKRISYKETSSMLTGWKQQDDLFFMNEVSCVPLQQGLRHLQNAFTNFFAGRAKYPNFKKKRNGGSAEFTKSAFKWKDGQIYLAKCKEPLPIRWSRQLPANCNPSTVTVSLDQSERWHISIRFNDPRDLSLPLTDKQIGFDLGISSLITTSDGDKITNPKHFKRLKKRLGKYQKALSRKQKGSNNREKARLKVARIHAKIKDARRDFTHKLTTQLVRENQLIAFEDLAVKNMVKNHKLAQVISDANWAEIIRQVKYKSEWYNRKAVSIDRWFPSSKLCSACLNCVGSLPLNIREWDCPSCNTHHDRDINASINILAAGLAVSVCGATVRPVRVASPTAKESKSRKASAKNSPKGRRKQKPKS from the coding sequence ATGGTAGAAAAAGCTTACCGTTACCGTTTATACCCAACCCCTGAACAGGAGACTCTGTTGAGGAGAACCCTAGGCTGTGTAAGACTTGTTTACAACAAAGCATTAGATGCTAGAACAAAAGGATGGTACGAACATCAAAAACGAATTAGTTATAAAGAAACTTCCTCAATGTTGACAGGATGGAAACAACAGGATGACTTGTTTTTTATGAATGAAGTCAGTTGTGTTCCACTTCAACAAGGATTGAGGCATCTACAAAATGCTTTTACTAATTTCTTTGCAGGTCGTGCTAAGTATCCGAACTTTAAGAAGAAACGCAACGGTGGTAGTGCAGAATTTACAAAATCAGCATTTAAATGGAAAGATGGTCAAATCTATCTTGCTAAATGCAAAGAACCTTTGCCTATTCGTTGGAGTCGTCAATTACCTGCAAACTGCAATCCAAGTACCGTTACAGTCAGCTTAGATCAATCCGAACGGTGGCATATCTCAATTAGGTTCAATGACCCTAGAGACTTGAGCTTGCCTTTAACGGATAAACAAATTGGTTTTGATCTAGGAATTTCCAGTCTAATTACAACCAGCGACGGAGATAAAATTACCAACCCCAAGCATTTTAAAAGGCTCAAAAAAAGACTGGGTAAATACCAAAAAGCTTTGTCGCGAAAACAAAAAGGATCTAACAATCGTGAAAAGGCAAGGTTAAAGGTGGCCAGGATACACGCAAAGATCAAGGACGCTAGAAGAGATTTTACTCACAAGCTAACCACTCAACTGGTCAGAGAAAACCAATTGATTGCGTTTGAGGATTTAGCTGTAAAAAACATGGTCAAAAATCACAAACTAGCTCAGGTAATCAGTGATGCTAATTGGGCAGAAATAATCCGTCAGGTTAAGTACAAGTCAGAGTGGTACAACCGGAAAGCTGTTTCGATTGATAGATGGTTCCCCAGTAGCAAGTTGTGTTCTGCATGTTTGAATTGCGTCGGATCTTTACCACTAAACATCCGGGAATGGGACTGCCCATCTTGTAACACTCACCATGATCGCGATATCAACGCATCAATTAATATTTTGGCGGCAGGGCTTGCCGTGTCAGTCTGTGGAGCGACTGTAAGACCCGTTCGCGTAGCGTCGCCTACGGCGAAAGAGAGTAAGTCTCGGAAGGCTAGTGCGAAAAACTCCCCCAAGGGGAGAAGGAAACAGAAACCTAAGTCGTGA
- the mgtE gene encoding magnesium transporter, protein MTENQISLQTISRSELRQLVRSQLQILLEQGNLQGAKQVLVPVQPVDIAEAIEGLPEAMQVIAFRLLSKSEAIEVYENLDSSVQQSLVEKFKHQEVLDIVDKMSPDDRARLFDELPAKVVRRLQSQLSPKERQATALLLGYEEGTAGRIMTPEYISLKENLTVSETLDQIRSLAKASEVVYYLYITDNSRHLTGIVSLRDLVISSTETTMGEIMTRDVVYVYTYADQEEVARMIQRYDFLAVPVVDREQRLVGIVTVDDVIDILEQEATEDMYAVGGGVQSEGDNYFQTNLFTVARRRVVWLFVLLLTNTVTGTIIKSQESILQQVVALAAFIPLLTGTGGNVGAQSSTVVIRGLNTDEIRDLGPGQVIWREALAGLLLGAILGTIATGWGYWLQGDFLVALSVGVSLVAIALLASVAGSALPFLFRHLGLDPALMSAPFITTVVDVLGVLIYFNIAKSVLGL, encoded by the coding sequence TTGACTGAAAACCAAATTTCCCTCCAGACAATCTCGCGTAGTGAACTGCGACAGCTGGTGCGTTCTCAACTGCAGATACTGCTGGAGCAAGGTAATCTTCAGGGTGCTAAGCAAGTGCTGGTACCGGTACAACCAGTAGACATTGCGGAAGCGATTGAAGGATTACCCGAAGCAATGCAAGTGATTGCCTTCCGCTTATTGTCTAAATCTGAGGCCATTGAGGTGTATGAAAATCTTGACTCCAGTGTCCAACAGTCTCTAGTTGAGAAGTTCAAACATCAGGAGGTACTGGATATCGTAGATAAGATGTCGCCAGATGATCGAGCCAGGTTGTTTGATGAGTTGCCAGCTAAGGTCGTCCGACGTTTGCAGTCACAGTTAAGTCCCAAGGAGCGCCAAGCGACAGCCCTGCTGTTGGGGTATGAAGAGGGAACGGCAGGGCGAATCATGACCCCTGAATATATTTCCCTCAAGGAAAACTTGACGGTTAGCGAGACCTTGGATCAGATTCGTAGCTTAGCGAAAGCCTCGGAAGTCGTATATTACCTCTATATCACCGATAACTCTCGACATTTGACTGGGATTGTTTCCCTGCGGGATTTGGTGATTTCTTCCACCGAGACCACCATGGGTGAAATTATGACTCGTGATGTGGTTTATGTCTATACCTATGCGGACCAGGAAGAAGTAGCACGGATGATCCAACGCTATGATTTTCTGGCTGTACCAGTGGTTGACCGGGAGCAGCGTCTAGTGGGTATTGTAACTGTGGATGATGTGATTGATATCTTGGAGCAGGAAGCAACAGAAGATATGTACGCGGTAGGTGGTGGTGTCCAATCGGAAGGAGATAATTATTTTCAAACCAATTTATTCACAGTTGCCCGCCGACGGGTAGTTTGGTTATTTGTCTTGTTACTCACTAATACGGTTACGGGTACGATCATAAAGTCTCAAGAGTCTATTTTGCAGCAGGTGGTTGCCCTAGCAGCTTTTATCCCTTTACTCACTGGCACTGGTGGTAATGTGGGCGCTCAGTCTTCTACGGTGGTGATTCGTGGCTTGAATACTGATGAAATTCGTGATTTAGGCCCCGGTCAAGTCATTTGGCGAGAGGCACTGGCGGGGTTATTACTAGGAGCAATTCTGGGTACTATCGCCACTGGATGGGGTTACTGGTTACAAGGAGATTTTTTAGTAGCCCTATCGGTGGGAGTGAGTCTAGTTGCGATCGCACTTTTAGCATCAGTTGCCGGTTCAGCCCTACCGTTTCTGTTCCGCCACCTAGGCTTAGACCCAGCTCTGATGTCTGCACCATTCATTACAACAGTTGTTGATGTCTTAGGTGTGCTGATTTATTTCAATATTGCTAAATCAGTCTTAGGGCTTTAG